One Mycobacterium paraseoulense genomic window, TGCTCGGCCAGGTCCCGGCCCAGCCCACTGGCCTGCACGCCCGCGGACCATACCTTGCAGGCGGACTCGATGCGCCGGATGGTGCCGTCGGAGTCCTTGACCGTGATGCCGTTGCGGTCGACGTCGGTGACCATCGCCCCCAGCTGGATCTCCACGCCCATCTTCTCCAGCCGGGCCCGCGCCCGCATACCCAGCTTGTCGCCGAAGGGCGGCAGCACGGCGGGCGCGGCGTCGAGCAGGATCACCCGCGCCTTGGTGGAGTCGATGCCACGGAACGAGCCCTTCAGCGTGTGGGCCGCCAATTCGGCGATCTGCCCGGCCATTTCGACGCCGGTCGGGCCGGCACCGATAACGGTGAACGTGAGCAGCTTGGCCCGCCGTTCCGGATCGCGTGATCGTTCGGCTTGTTCGAAGGCACTCAGGATCCGCCCGCGCACCTCGAGTGCGTCGTCGATCGATTTCATGCCGGGCGCGAACTCGGCGAAGTGGTCGTTGCCGAAGTAGGACTGCCCCGCGCCCGCGGCGATAATCAGGCTGTCGTAAGGGGTTTCGTACGTGTGGCCGAGCAAATCGGACACGACGAGCTTCCTGGCCAGATCGACGTGCGTGACGTCACCGAGCAGCACCTGCACGTTGTGCTGCCTGCGCAGGATGACGCGGGTGGGCGGGGCGATGTCGCCCTCGGACACGATGCCCGTGGCCACCTGGTACAGCAACGGCTGGAACAGGTGGTGGGTGGTGCGGGCGATCAGTTTGATGTCGACGTCGGCGTGCTTGAGTTTCTTTGCCGCGTTGAGTCCACCGAACCCCGAACCGATGATGACGACCTGGTGGCGACGTTCGGTTCCAGCTGTGGTTTCCGGTGGGGGGCTCATGTTTCCGCTGCTCCTGACGGGGGCTTTTGGACACGCGACTGCAGTTAGCCACAACGCTAGTCAGGCGGGTACCCGGAAACCTAATTGATAAGTATGTGTTGTTTGCAACACTAACGGTGTGCGGCGCCGTAATGCCTGGTGGGCATCGGGCGGTGTGGCGTAACTATCAGGGGTTCAGCCGGCCCGGCGCGCCGCCGTTGTCACTGGCTGGAACCCTCGCCCGCGCAGTGGTCGTGGCCCGCCTGGATCGTTCCGCCGGGGGCACGCTCGAGCGCCTGGGCTTCGGCTTCTTCGCGGGTCGGACCCCAGCCGCCGAAGTATCGGGACTTGGCCGCGTTCAACACGAGCGCCACGCACCCGCCCTGCCCGCTGGCCAGCAACCGGCAGTCGCTGATGCTCTTGCGGCACGTCTCCATCACCGCCTTCTCGGCCGCGCCCTGGCTGGCCGCTCCATCGGCGATGTTGATGCGGCCGGTGGAGTCCGAGATTGCCATGGCGATCCAGTTGTTGTCGGCGTGCGCGATCGGGGGGGCGGCGAATGCCACACCCGCGGCGATCGCCGCCAGGACTCGTCTCTTCATGTCCTCCCCGGTCTTCTTCTGCGCTGCGCCGGTGTGGCGCGGGTAAACGCTGCTACACAGAAGTATTACCGCGCCGGGGCCAATCCGCGACCCCGCGGGGGGCGGCTACAGGCCGACGACCGGGCGCAGCGCGTCGCCGACGGCGCTGATCACGCCGGGGGTGTAGAAGGGCAGGTTGATGATCACGCCGTCGATTCCGGCGTCCACCACTTTGGTCTTGATCTGGTCGGCGACCGAGTCGGGGCTGCCGACCACCATGCGCTGCGTCATTTCGGCCGGGATCTGATCGGGTTTCGCGTTCTCGTCGATCAGCACGGTGGTCAACGTGCTGGTCTCCAGCGTCGCCGGATCGCGGCCGACGTCCTCGCAGCGCCGCCGCACAACCTCCAATTTGCCTGGCAGCTCGTCGAATCCGGCGATCACGTTGAGGTGATCGAAGTGGCGCGCGGCGAGCGGGATCGTCTTCTTCTCGCCGCTGCCGCCGATCATCAGCGGAATGTGGTCGCGGAAGCGGGGATTCGCCATCGCCTCGCGGACCCGGTACCACTTGCCCGAGAAGGTCGGCCGCTCGCCCGCGATCATCGGCAGGATGATCTGCAGCGCCTCCTCGAGCCGGTTGAACCTGTCGGTGAAGGTGCCGAATTCGAAACCCAGCTGGTCGTGCTCGAGTTCGAACCACCCGGCACCGATGCCCAGGATCGCGCGGCCCTGGCTCACCACGTCGAGGGTGGTGATGATCTTCGCCAGCAACGAGGGGTTGCGGTAGGTGTTGCCGGTTACCAAGGTGCCCAACTGAACTCGTTCGGTGGCGGTGGCCAGCGCGCCCAGGGCGGTATAGGCCTCCAGCATCGGCTGGTCCGGATCGCCCAGCATGGGCAGTTGGTAGAAATGGTCCATCACGAAGACCGAGTCGAAACCGGCTGACTCGGCCTCGCGGGCCTGGGCCAGAACGGTGGGGAAGAGCTCCGCCACCCCGGTGCCGTAGGAGAAGTTGGGAATCTGCAGTCCGAGTCGGAT contains:
- a CDS encoding NAD(P)/FAD-dependent oxidoreductase, producing MSPPPETTAGTERRHQVVIIGSGFGGLNAAKKLKHADVDIKLIARTTHHLFQPLLYQVATGIVSEGDIAPPTRVILRRQHNVQVLLGDVTHVDLARKLVVSDLLGHTYETPYDSLIIAAGAGQSYFGNDHFAEFAPGMKSIDDALEVRGRILSAFEQAERSRDPERRAKLLTFTVIGAGPTGVEMAGQIAELAAHTLKGSFRGIDSTKARVILLDAAPAVLPPFGDKLGMRARARLEKMGVEIQLGAMVTDVDRNGITVKDSDGTIRRIESACKVWSAGVQASGLGRDLAEQSSVELDRAGRVKVLPDLSVPGHPNVFVVGDMAAVEGVPGVAQGAIQGAKYVANTIRAELGGADPAEREPFQYFDKGSMATVSRFSAVAKVGPLEFSGFIAWLMWLVLHLVYLVGFKTKVSTLLSWTVTFLSTRRGQLTITEQQAFARTRLEQLAVLAAETKRPAAAKRAS
- a CDS encoding LLM class F420-dependent oxidoreductase, yielding MAIRLGLQIPNFSYGTGVAELFPTVLAQAREAESAGFDSVFVMDHFYQLPMLGDPDQPMLEAYTALGALATATERVQLGTLVTGNTYRNPSLLAKIITTLDVVSQGRAILGIGAGWFELEHDQLGFEFGTFTDRFNRLEEALQIILPMIAGERPTFSGKWYRVREAMANPRFRDHIPLMIGGSGEKKTIPLAARHFDHLNVIAGFDELPGKLEVVRRRCEDVGRDPATLETSTLTTVLIDENAKPDQIPAEMTQRMVVGSPDSVADQIKTKVVDAGIDGVIINLPFYTPGVISAVGDALRPVVGL
- a CDS encoding DUF4189 domain-containing protein; protein product: MKRRVLAAIAAGVAFAAPPIAHADNNWIAMAISDSTGRINIADGAASQGAAEKAVMETCRKSISDCRLLASGQGGCVALVLNAAKSRYFGGWGPTREEAEAQALERAPGGTIQAGHDHCAGEGSSQ